The genomic DNA TATTTGGCGTGCTGGCGTTTATCAGCATCATTGGTATTCCGTGGGGACGTGCTTGCTTCGTAATGGGGAATTTCTCATTTTGGCCGTTTGGTTATGAAGCCATTTCCCGTGATGAATTGACTGATCAAACCGACATAGGTACCAGTGGCTTTGGCGTTTTGGGCAATATTATTTGGTTTATTTTGGCCGGTTTTTGGTTGGCGGTGGGGCATATTTTGTCTGCGGTGGCCTGTTTTATCACCATCATCGGCATTCCGTTTGCCCTGCAGCATTTAAAATTGGCGGTAATCTCATTGGCGCCGATTGGTAAAACCGTGGTGCCAATTGAAGAGGCCGCGCGAGCGCGTTATCGCGCTCGTTAATACGCTTTAATGCCGAATTCACGCAATTTGGCGGGTAAAATGTCATCCAGTTGCGTGATCTCATGAGATTGGATCTCAATCAGTGCTAACCCGTGTGCTTGATAAAGTGCGCGGGTTTTTTGTTGCTCACTCGGGGCAATGTCACCTTCATCTGTTCCCCAAAATTGCAAATAGACCTTGCCGCTTGGCAGATAAAAATCACTGGTCACTTCTTCTTCAATCGGCAGTGGGCGCTGATAAGCGTGTACCACGCCAGCCAGATACAGCCAGTTATCAATCAGCAGTTCACCCGTTGAACGCACATAATGCCCATCCAAAGTACGGTGTTTGGCAGCAAACTTCTGGCGAAAGCTGGAATAAGATTTATCGGTCGCGTGAGCCTGTGCTTCTTGGCCGAGAAATTCCACCACGGATTGGCGTAAGTGGCGGTTACGCAGGATGGCTTCATGCCAGACCACAAACCCATTACCTGAGCTTTTCTCTTCACGCTGCTGCGCTCCGGCACGTAGGCCGCTCTCGGTGGCGTGCCACCCCGACTCGCTGCGCGCTATCCAGCCTAATTCACTGAATAACTGATTCATTTTCTTCGGGTTTAATTTGAAGTATTCCCCGACTTGCGTGGCGGTGAGTGTCTGGCCTGAAGTGGCGTGTAAGTCGATCAGCAAGTTTTCCGGCCAGACAATAAAACGCCCATACTTAGGGTGCTGGGCATATTCTCCCCCAAATTTGGTGCCGAGATCGGTCAATATCCACTGCTCATCGTGGCGATGGATGTAACCTGCGGTTTTCAAATCCTGAAACAGCTGTTTGGCATCTTGCTGGCGCTTTTTTGCCAAGGCGGAGGTGGAAAGTTTGTTGACCATGCGAACTTCCTTTGTGTTACTGACTTAAGTGCTGACAAATGGCATCAGCCAGTTGGTGACTGGCTAAGTTACGTTCAATGATATGAGTGGGTAGTTTGCCTGCCGCTGCAACCTGTAACCAATCTTGCACCATAGCTTCAAAGCCTTTACTGGCGAGCATCGGTGTCCAATCTTTTAAGGCCACTCGACTTTCTTGGTTATCTCGCCACCTTTTTCCTTGAGTAAAGGAATCAAACTGATAAGCCACATTGTCATAGCTCGCGGTCACCTGTTCGGTAGTGATACCAAACTGACGGTTCATCGAAGCGTGCAGTAAGGTATCGCCCGCTTGCCATTGAACATCAAGGCGTGCAAGTTGCCCGCCGCTGATGTGATGGGTCAAATGAATATCGTCTAAGTTGCGTTGACGCGAAAGGTTGACGCTATCTAGAGGATGAATGAAATCATCAAACACAAACGTGCGAATATCGCCGGGCAGGGCATGGCGATGTTTTTCCCAACGTAGTGAACGCAGTGCACCGCATTCCTGTTGGTGCAGCTCGGGCAGATGTTGGTTATAAAGCGGGATATGGCGACGGTTAAATCCGACATAAAGTGGCTGGCGATGCTTTTCGGCAAGCTCATACAAGGTTTCACATTCTTGTGCGCTCGCCGCGAGCGGTTTATCGACAAAGGTTGGAATGCCTTGAGCGAGGAAAAAGGCCGCCAAGGTGCTGTGTACCTCTGTTGCGGCGTGGATCATCACCGCCTCGACACCATGCTTCAACACATCACGATAGTCAGTGCATGCGGCACTGACTCGATAGCGTGCAGCCAATGCTTGCAGAGTGTGCGAGTTGCGAGTACATAAAATCAGTTCAACATCGGGTAGTTGGGCTAATACGGGCAGGTAGGCTTTTTGGGCGATATCCCCTAGACCAATCATAGCGATTTTCATGCTTCACTCATCTGTCATCCGAAATAGGTCTCAGGCTAACACGATACGCAAACAAGATGAAAAATGGATGTGGAAGTTGAGCGGAGATCACGCGAAATCGGCGTGCACCTAAACGTTAAAACGGGCTGTCTTTGTTGAGTGCATTACAAATTTGAATGATTGCCAGAGAGAGCCCAGATTTGATCACTTGTTGTTGGCGCTGCAACTGCAGGTGGTAAAAGCTGAGGTCAATATCGTCATCGGGCTCCACCACGTTTAAGTGCAACATGCCCATTTTTTTGACCAGATTGAGTGCTTTGATTGGCGCAAGAATTTGCGGGTCAGTGAATTGGTACTCGGTGGCATCATGGTTGAGCTGATTACGCAGTTTGATCAGGTGTTCAATATCGTGGAATACCTCATCTGGGATCACGCCCAAACCAAACAAAAGTTTTAGGCGAACGGTAAGATCACCCAGCGGCCCTGTATCGTGCAAGAGTGGTTCGACTACGGATTTCACCGCGAAATTGTCTTTACGGAAAATACGTTGCATCAGTGCATCAATGGCTTCGGTTAGCACATCAACCGTTGTAATGAAGA from Vibrio tarriae includes the following:
- a CDS encoding MltR family transcriptional regulator, coding for MAEKINESDILERLNQTHTVRGFFITTVDVLTEAIDALMQRIFRKDNFAVKSVVEPLLHDTGPLGDLTVRLKLLFGLGVIPDEVFHDIEHLIKLRNQLNHDATEYQFTDPQILAPIKALNLVKKMGMLHLNVVEPDDDIDLSFYHLQLQRQQQVIKSGLSLAIIQICNALNKDSPF
- a CDS encoding glycerol kinase produces the protein MVNKLSTSALAKKRQQDAKQLFQDLKTAGYIHRHDEQWILTDLGTKFGGEYAQHPKYGRFIVWPENLLIDLHATSGQTLTATQVGEYFKLNPKKMNQLFSELGWIARSESGWHATESGLRAGAQQREEKSSGNGFVVWHEAILRNRHLRQSVVEFLGQEAQAHATDKSYSSFRQKFAAKHRTLDGHYVRSTGELLIDNWLYLAGVVHAYQRPLPIEEEVTSDFYLPSGKVYLQFWGTDEGDIAPSEQQKTRALYQAHGLALIEIQSHEITQLDDILPAKLREFGIKAY
- a CDS encoding YccF domain-containing protein; this translates as MLRTLGNIIWFLCGGIVMGLAWWLFGVLAFISIIGIPWGRACFVMGNFSFWPFGYEAISRDELTDQTDIGTSGFGVLGNIIWFILAGFWLAVGHILSAVACFITIIGIPFALQHLKLAVISLAPIGKTVVPIEEAARARYRAR
- a CDS encoding Gfo/Idh/MocA family protein yields the protein MKIAMIGLGDIAQKAYLPVLAQLPDVELILCTRNSHTLQALAARYRVSAACTDYRDVLKHGVEAVMIHAATEVHSTLAAFFLAQGIPTFVDKPLAASAQECETLYELAEKHRQPLYVGFNRRHIPLYNQHLPELHQQECGALRSLRWEKHRHALPGDIRTFVFDDFIHPLDSVNLSRQRNLDDIHLTHHISGGQLARLDVQWQAGDTLLHASMNRQFGITTEQVTASYDNVAYQFDSFTQGKRWRDNQESRVALKDWTPMLASKGFEAMVQDWLQVAAAGKLPTHIIERNLASHQLADAICQHLSQ